One segment of Candidatus Methylomirabilota bacterium DNA contains the following:
- a CDS encoding pilus assembly protein PilC, which produces MPTFAYRGRSRTGQIVAGQMEANTPEAVISQLRQQQIFPIAVKPQPKQIELKVPGFGRGVKEKDLAVVTRQLATMIDAGLPLVQCLDTLASQQPNKRFKTILTRIREDVEAGSTFAAALKRHSVVFTPLYTNMVEAGEVGGLLDTILNRLAVYIEKAMVLKRKVKGAMIYPGAIVTVAVGVVIFLLTFVIPVFEGFFQGAGVQLPLPTRVVMAASRFVRAYILAVLGLVIAAIAGIRFTYKTEKGRRAIDKFFLRVPIFGALFRKVAVARFTRTLGTLIASGVPILDGLDITAKTAGNKVVEEAILKTRESIAEGKTIAAPLQSSGVFPPMVVQMISVGEQSGSLDSMLEKIAEFYDAEVDQAVSNLTALIEPILMVFLGVVVGGIIVAMYLPIFKLVTVIGR; this is translated from the coding sequence ATGCCGACATTTGCCTATCGCGGACGAAGCCGGACAGGCCAGATAGTTGCCGGGCAGATGGAGGCCAATACCCCGGAGGCCGTGATCTCCCAGCTCCGCCAACAACAGATCTTTCCGATTGCCGTCAAGCCGCAGCCCAAGCAGATCGAGCTGAAGGTCCCCGGATTCGGTAGGGGTGTGAAGGAGAAGGATCTGGCAGTGGTTACCCGCCAGCTTGCCACCATGATCGATGCCGGACTCCCGCTGGTACAGTGCCTCGATACCTTGGCGTCCCAACAGCCGAATAAACGGTTCAAGACCATCCTTACCCGAATCAGAGAGGATGTGGAGGCGGGCTCGACCTTTGCGGCAGCCCTGAAACGCCATTCGGTGGTATTCACGCCGCTGTACACCAACATGGTTGAGGCGGGCGAGGTCGGCGGGCTGCTCGACACCATACTGAACCGCCTTGCGGTCTACATCGAGAAGGCGATGGTGCTCAAACGGAAGGTCAAGGGCGCCATGATCTATCCCGGTGCCATCGTCACGGTCGCCGTCGGCGTGGTTATCTTCCTGCTGACCTTCGTCATCCCGGTCTTTGAAGGATTTTTCCAGGGGGCTGGGGTCCAACTTCCCCTTCCGACCCGGGTGGTCATGGCGGCGAGTCGCTTTGTTCGGGCATACATTCTGGCCGTGCTCGGCCTCGTCATCGCAGCGATCGCCGGCATCCGGTTTACCTATAAGACAGAGAAAGGCCGACGGGCTATTGATAAATTCTTTCTACGGGTTCCGATATTCGGAGCATTGTTCCGAAAGGTAGCCGTCGCGCGGTTCACGCGGACACTGGGGACATTGATCGCTAGCGGCGTCCCGATCCTGGACGGACTGGACATTACGGCCAAAACCGCCGGGAATAAGGTCGTGGAAGAGGCGATTCTGAAGACCCGCGAGAGCATCGCCGAAGGCAAGACCATCGCCGCGCCGCTTCAATCGTCCGGGGTCTTCCCGCCGATGGTTGTCCAGATGATCAGTGTTGGGGAACAGTCCGGGTCGCTTGATTCGATGTTGGAGAAGATTGCCGAGTTCTACGATGCCGAGGTCGATCAGGCCGTCTCCAATCTGACCGCCCTGATTGAGCCGATACTGATGGTATTCCTCGGAGTCGTCGTGGGCGGCATCATCGTGGCGATGTATCTGCCTATTTTCAAGCTGGTGACGGTGATAGGGCGCTGA
- a CDS encoding Fis family transcriptional regulator: METILVVDDEQGMREFLTVLLEKQGHRVIAAADGEQALELIAQKPPDLVISDIRMPKVDGVSLLTGIRKSYPRLPVVMMTAYASMDSTIQTMRLGADDYITKPFRIDEIRLVVEKALAKTRTRPGQTSRPVAIEEAQPAGLIGRSPKMVELYKLITRVAELDSTILITGESGTGKELVARTIHCASPRAERPFLAINCGAIPEQLLESELFGHVKGSFTGAVAHKAGLFEVANRGTVLLDEIAEMSPVLQVKLLRFLQGRTFRRVGGTEDLEVDVRLIAATNKDLVKAMADGAFREDLFYRLNVIPIHLPPLRERTEDVPLLANRLLNQCVLRQRRGPTSISSEAMEILMRYHWPGNVRELENVIERAVALETTDQLTPASICVQVRTEDKGEDEQKERTFSLPAEGLDLEQTVSQLEKDLMLQALERCGWVQSKAAELLKLTFRAFRYKVKKYGISKGR, encoded by the coding sequence TTGGAAACCATATTGGTCGTCGATGACGAGCAGGGGATGCGCGAATTCCTCACCGTGCTCCTGGAAAAGCAGGGGCACCGCGTGATCGCCGCCGCTGACGGCGAGCAGGCGCTCGAATTGATTGCACAGAAGCCGCCTGATCTGGTGATCTCTGATATTCGAATGCCAAAGGTGGATGGGGTCAGCCTGTTGACGGGCATACGGAAGAGCTATCCGCGCTTGCCGGTTGTCATGATGACGGCATACGCCTCCATGGATTCGACGATTCAGACCATGCGATTGGGGGCTGATGACTACATCACCAAGCCCTTCCGGATCGACGAGATCCGGCTGGTGGTGGAAAAGGCATTAGCCAAGACCAGAACCCGGCCCGGTCAGACCTCCAGGCCGGTCGCGATTGAGGAGGCGCAGCCCGCCGGGCTCATCGGCCGCAGTCCGAAGATGGTCGAACTGTATAAATTGATTACTCGGGTCGCCGAGCTGGACAGTACGATCCTTATTACCGGAGAAAGCGGAACCGGCAAGGAGCTGGTCGCCCGCACGATCCATTGTGCCAGCCCACGAGCCGAGCGCCCGTTTCTCGCCATCAACTGCGGGGCGATCCCCGAGCAACTGCTGGAGAGCGAGCTGTTCGGCCATGTAAAAGGCTCCTTTACGGGGGCCGTCGCCCACAAGGCGGGACTGTTCGAGGTGGCCAATCGCGGCACAGTCTTGTTGGATGAAATTGCCGAGATGAGCCCGGTTCTTCAAGTCAAGCTCCTTCGGTTCCTGCAAGGACGAACCTTTCGGCGCGTGGGAGGAACAGAGGATCTGGAAGTGGATGTCCGTCTGATCGCCGCCACAAACAAAGACCTGGTCAAGGCAATGGCCGACGGCGCGTTTCGCGAAGACCTGTTCTATCGGTTGAACGTGATTCCGATCCATCTGCCGCCGCTTCGCGAGCGAACCGAAGACGTGCCATTGCTGGCTAACCGGCTGCTGAACCAGTGCGTGCTTCGCCAGCGACGCGGTCCGACCTCCATCTCGTCGGAGGCCATGGAGATCCTCATGCGGTATCACTGGCCGGGCAATGTGCGGGAGCTGGAAAATGTGATCGAACGGGCTGTGGCCCTCGAAACAACCGATCAGTTAACCCCCGCCAGTATCTGTGTGCAGGTGCGAACCGAGGATAAGGGTGAAGACGAGCAGAAAGAACGGACCTTCAGCCTTCCTGCCGAGGGACTCGATTTGGAGCAGACGGTTTCGCAACTTGAGAAGGATCTGATGCTTCAGGCGCTTGAGCGCTGCGGATGGGTCCAGAGCAAGGCCGCAGAGCTCCTTAAGCTGACCTTTCGCGCCTTTCGGTATAAGGTTAAGAAATACGGTATCTCCAAGGGCCGCTAA
- a CDS encoding prepilin peptidase: MSLEGVSAIASVPLGLAVGSFLNVCIWRIPRDESLAFPGSHCPQCNGPIAWYDNIPLVSFVWLGGRCRRCKTPIGWRYPLVEGLTAALYILTVLQFGVTLRTAFLLLFLSVLVAITFIDLNHKIIPHSLSLTAIPIGLVASLLTFDPPPRDAVTGALIGAGLVYLIAVYAEVAFKRESMGGGDVNLVSMIGAFLGWRLMLVAFGVAVFAGAFLSVALIASRILSRKDQIPFGPFLALGATVALFVGDRMIEWYFELVWR; this comes from the coding sequence ATGTCGTTAGAAGGTGTGTCGGCAATCGCGAGCGTCCCTCTCGGGCTCGCGGTCGGCAGTTTCTTGAATGTCTGTATCTGGCGGATCCCTCGCGACGAAAGCCTCGCCTTTCCCGGGTCACATTGTCCTCAGTGCAACGGACCGATCGCCTGGTACGATAATATCCCGCTGGTCAGCTTTGTGTGGCTCGGCGGTCGATGTCGCCGGTGCAAGACCCCAATCGGTTGGCGGTATCCGCTTGTCGAAGGACTGACCGCTGCCCTGTACATCCTGACGGTCTTACAGTTCGGCGTCACGCTCCGGACCGCATTCCTTCTGCTTTTCCTCTCGGTGCTGGTGGCTATCACATTCATCGATCTGAACCACAAGATCATTCCCCATTCTCTGAGTCTCACCGCCATCCCGATCGGACTTGTCGCCAGCCTTCTGACCTTCGATCCGCCGCCGCGTGACGCCGTCACAGGAGCACTGATCGGCGCCGGACTGGTCTATCTCATTGCGGTCTATGCAGAGGTGGCCTTCAAGCGGGAGAGTATGGGCGGCGGCGATGTCAACCTCGTCAGTATGATCGGGGCCTTCCTGGGTTGGCGCCTCATGCTCGTCGCGTTTGGCGTTGCGGTCTTCGCCGGCGCGTTTCTTTCGGTGGCGCTGATCGCGTCGCGCATCCTGTCGCGCAAAGACCAGATCCCATTCGGGCCGTTTTTGGCGCTCGGGGCGACCGTTGCGCTGTTTGTCGGTGATCGTATGATCGAGTGGTACTTCGAACTTGTCTGGCGATGA
- the xerD gene encoding site-specific tyrosine recombinase XerD has protein sequence MDTLIEEYLRHLAVERGLAENSLAAYGRDLRRIVGYLKQAGADSFHEVSRVRVACVLLRLREEGLSPRTISRHTSSLRGLYRYLLLQGRVQEDPTAHIESSSPWFRLPGVLSQEEVERLLAVPPTSTVLGLRDKAMLELLYAAGLRVSEMVTLRLSDVDLEVGYVRCQGKGGKDRVIPLGRAAQAAVRRYLDTSRLRLQKGRSDSTLFLNRSGYPLTRQGFWKLLRAYAVSAGIERRVSPHTLRHSFATHLLEHGADLRAVQVMLGHADISTTQIYTHVSRTHLKAVYNRYHPRA, from the coding sequence ATGGACACCCTCATCGAAGAGTACCTAAGGCATCTCGCGGTCGAGCGGGGACTGGCAGAGAACAGCCTGGCGGCATATGGACGGGATCTGCGCCGGATCGTCGGCTATCTCAAGCAGGCCGGAGCCGATTCATTTCACGAGGTCAGCCGCGTGCGGGTGGCGTGTGTGCTCCTGAGGCTCCGAGAAGAGGGATTATCGCCCCGAACCATCTCACGTCACACCTCATCGCTGCGCGGTCTGTACCGGTATCTGCTGCTGCAGGGTCGTGTGCAAGAGGATCCCACCGCACATATCGAGTCGTCGAGTCCATGGTTTCGGCTGCCTGGGGTACTGAGTCAAGAGGAGGTGGAGCGGCTGCTGGCTGTGCCGCCCACCAGTACGGTGTTGGGTCTGCGCGACAAGGCGATGCTGGAACTACTGTATGCGGCCGGCCTGCGCGTATCGGAGATGGTGACCCTCCGATTGTCCGATGTAGACCTGGAGGTGGGCTATGTGCGTTGCCAGGGTAAGGGGGGAAAGGACCGCGTTATCCCGCTGGGGCGCGCTGCCCAGGCGGCCGTTCGCCGGTATCTCGACACCTCGCGGTTACGACTTCAAAAGGGACGGTCGGATTCTACACTGTTTTTGAACCGCTCCGGATACCCGTTGACACGCCAGGGGTTTTGGAAGCTCCTCCGCGCGTACGCCGTATCAGCGGGGATCGAGCGGCGAGTGAGCCCACATACACTCCGCCATTCGTTTGCCACCCATCTGCTCGAGCACGGCGCCGACCTGCGGGCGGTCCAGGTGATGTTGGGTCATGCCGATATTTCCACGACACAGATCTATACGCACGTCTCCCGGACGCATCTGAAGGCGGTCTACAACCGCTATCATCCAAGGGCATAA
- a CDS encoding nucleotidyltransferase domain-containing protein, with product MGDDPLDREQIRQILALYFANRPDVRMAFLFGSVERGVASTESDLDVAVYLEDESAEGTLWTDVERLVGREVDLVVLNRAPALIGWSAIRGTPLLIRDRGFFLDYLLEVSEEAESLAEFNLDFWKLRDRARAAR from the coding sequence ATGGGAGATGACCCGCTGGATCGCGAACAGATCCGACAGATTCTGGCCCTCTACTTCGCCAACCGTCCTGATGTTCGGATGGCCTTCCTCTTCGGCTCAGTAGAGCGAGGCGTTGCCTCCACCGAGTCGGATCTGGATGTGGCGGTATACCTGGAGGACGAAAGCGCGGAGGGAACCCTTTGGACCGACGTCGAGCGCCTCGTGGGTCGTGAAGTAGACCTTGTGGTGCTGAACCGCGCTCCGGCGTTGATCGGCTGGAGCGCTATCAGAGGCACTCCCCTGTTAATCCGGGATCGAGGGTTTTTCCTCGACTATCTCCTTGAGGTGTCTGAAGAGGCCGAAAGCCTGGCCGAGTTCAACCTGGACTTCTGGAAATTAAGGGATAGAGCACGTGCCGCTCGGTAA
- a CDS encoding site-2 protease family protein gives MADLTQFILDLSVRLPAILAALTCHEYAHGWVADKRGDPTARWLGRLTWNPLAHLDPVGTLALIFTPVGWAKPVPVNFDALRHPRRDMVLVAAAGPGANLILAFVCAWLLRLFGSPERADEGAWFLWLTPVSLMLYKSVLINVALAVFNLIPVLPLDGGRVMAGLLPPRQAASYGRLERYGFVILIVLIFSGAVDRLIWPPIALVAGLLLGA, from the coding sequence ATGGCCGATCTGACGCAGTTCATTCTGGATTTAAGCGTGAGGCTGCCGGCCATCCTGGCAGCCTTGACGTGTCACGAGTATGCGCACGGGTGGGTGGCCGATAAGCGGGGCGATCCGACCGCGCGGTGGCTGGGCCGCCTCACCTGGAATCCCCTCGCCCACCTCGATCCGGTGGGAACCCTGGCCTTGATCTTCACGCCTGTCGGTTGGGCCAAGCCGGTTCCGGTGAATTTCGACGCCCTTCGACATCCAAGGCGTGATATGGTCTTGGTGGCGGCCGCAGGACCTGGCGCAAATCTCATCCTGGCCTTCGTGTGCGCCTGGTTGCTTCGGCTGTTCGGTAGCCCAGAGCGAGCGGATGAGGGCGCATGGTTCCTGTGGTTGACGCCGGTGTCCCTCATGCTGTACAAGAGCGTTCTTATCAACGTCGCGCTGGCGGTGTTCAACCTGATTCCCGTATTACCGCTTGACGGCGGTCGCGTCATGGCCGGCCTCTTGCCGCCGCGCCAGGCTGCATCGTACGGCAGGCTGGAACGGTACGGCTTTGTGATTCTTATAGTGTTGATCTTCAGCGGGGCGGTTGATCGTCTTATCTGGCCGCCCATCGCGTTGGTGGCCGGTCTCTTGCTTGGCGCGTAA
- the trpS gene encoding tryptophan--tRNA ligase, with protein sequence MPKDRVLSGMRPTGRLHLGHLFGALDNWRRLQETYECFFFVADWHALTTEYADTKGIRNNIREMVLDMLAAGIDPSKATLFLQSRLHEHAELYLLLSMITPVPWLERNPTYKEQRQELTTKDLSTLGFLGYPVLMASDILIYKANYVPVGIDQVPHLELAREIARRFNALYGEVFVEPQPLLTEFPKVPGTDGRKMSKSYGNAIYLSDSPEQVTAKIKPMVTDPARVRRRDPGNPDVCPVFDLHKIFTPKVERDTVIDPGCRTAGIGCLDCKGVLLQHMLPALQPIYERRQELATRQEIVQEVLEDGWAKAKKIAGETLSEVKIAMHM encoded by the coding sequence ATGCCGAAGGATCGAGTCTTGAGCGGGATGAGGCCGACCGGGCGCCTTCACCTTGGTCACCTGTTCGGGGCCCTGGACAATTGGCGCCGCTTGCAGGAGACGTATGAGTGCTTCTTCTTTGTAGCCGATTGGCACGCGCTGACAACCGAGTACGCGGATACGAAAGGTATCCGGAACAACATCCGCGAGATGGTCCTGGATATGTTGGCGGCCGGGATCGATCCCTCGAAGGCAACCCTCTTTCTGCAGTCCCGACTTCATGAACATGCCGAGTTGTACCTGTTGCTGTCAATGATCACGCCGGTCCCATGGCTGGAGCGAAATCCGACCTACAAGGAGCAGCGGCAGGAGCTGACCACGAAAGACCTGAGTACCCTTGGGTTTCTAGGGTACCCCGTTCTGATGGCCTCGGATATCCTGATCTACAAGGCCAATTATGTACCGGTTGGGATCGATCAGGTGCCGCACTTGGAATTGGCCAGGGAGATCGCGCGGCGCTTCAATGCGCTGTACGGGGAGGTGTTCGTTGAACCACAGCCGCTCCTGACCGAATTCCCGAAGGTCCCCGGTACCGATGGGCGCAAGATGAGCAAAAGCTACGGCAACGCCATCTATCTGAGCGACTCGCCGGAGCAGGTAACAGCGAAGATCAAGCCGATGGTGACCGACCCGGCCCGGGTACGCCGGCGCGATCCGGGCAATCCTGACGTCTGTCCGGTCTTCGACCTACACAAGATCTTTACGCCCAAGGTCGAGCGGGACACCGTCATCGATCCCGGCTGTCGGACGGCGGGGATCGGGTGCCTGGACTGTAAGGGCGTTTTGCTGCAGCATATGCTTCCTGCGCTGCAGCCCATCTACGAGCGACGGCAGGAGCTGGCAACCCGCCAGGAGATCGTCCAGGAGGTCCTGGAGGATGGCTGGGCCAAGGCCAAGAAGATAGCAGGCGAGACCCTGTCAGAGGTCAAGATCGCAATGCATATGTAA
- a CDS encoding IMP dehydrogenase has protein sequence MVDRTIPEGLTFDDVLLIPAKSEVLPRDVDVRTRLTRRLTINIPVVSAAMDTVTEARMAIALAREGGIGMIHRALPPDRQALEVDKVKKSESGMIVDPITISPDQKLSDALELMQHYRISGVPVTQHGKLVGILTNRDIRFETKLDLKIAQVMTKDRLITAPVGTSLEEAKEILHRNRIEKLLVVDDAFNLRGLITIKDIEKTIKYPNACKDELGRLRVGAAVGVGEDTSDRVDALVKVGVDVLVVDTAHGHSSGVIDTVTTIKRRYPDTEVIAGNIATAEGAEDLIRAGADGLKVGIGPGSICTTRVVAGAGVPQITAIADCAKVADRHGVPIVADGGIKFSGDMTKAIAAGAHAVMLGSLLAGTEESPGETIIFQGRTYKVYRGMGSLGAMQRGGRDRYHQEAETEEHKLVPEGIEGRVPYKGTLAGSMYQLVGGLRAGMGYCGCYTIEELRQNGRFIRITSAGLRESHVHDVIITKEAPNYRLD, from the coding sequence ATGGTTGATCGCACGATCCCAGAAGGGCTGACATTCGACGACGTGCTCCTGATCCCGGCTAAGTCCGAGGTCCTCCCGCGAGACGTTGACGTACGGACCCGTCTGACCAGGCGCCTTACGATTAATATTCCAGTCGTCAGTGCTGCGATGGATACGGTGACCGAGGCCAGGATGGCCATTGCGTTGGCCCGAGAGGGTGGGATCGGCATGATCCACCGGGCGCTCCCGCCGGATCGCCAGGCCCTCGAGGTGGATAAGGTCAAGAAGTCCGAAAGCGGAATGATCGTGGACCCGATCACCATCTCGCCGGATCAGAAGCTCTCCGACGCCCTGGAGTTGATGCAACACTATCGGATTTCAGGCGTCCCGGTGACACAGCACGGCAAATTGGTCGGTATCCTGACCAACCGCGATATCCGCTTTGAGACCAAGCTTGATTTGAAGATTGCCCAGGTGATGACCAAAGATCGGCTTATCACAGCGCCGGTCGGCACCAGTCTGGAAGAGGCCAAGGAGATCCTGCACCGGAACCGGATCGAGAAGCTGCTGGTGGTCGATGATGCATTCAATCTCCGCGGTCTGATCACTATTAAGGATATTGAAAAGACGATTAAGTACCCGAATGCCTGCAAGGATGAGCTGGGACGACTGCGGGTGGGCGCGGCCGTCGGCGTGGGCGAAGACACCTCGGATCGGGTAGACGCGCTGGTCAAGGTGGGCGTCGATGTCCTGGTAGTGGACACCGCCCATGGCCACAGTAGCGGGGTCATCGATACGGTCACGACGATCAAACGGCGGTATCCCGACACTGAGGTCATTGCCGGCAACATCGCAACGGCTGAAGGGGCCGAGGATCTGATCAGGGCGGGGGCCGACGGGCTGAAGGTTGGGATCGGCCCCGGCTCTATCTGTACGACCCGGGTGGTCGCGGGCGCTGGGGTCCCGCAGATCACGGCAATCGCGGACTGCGCAAAGGTTGCCGATCGACATGGCGTTCCGATTGTCGCCGACGGCGGCATTAAGTTCTCTGGTGACATGACCAAGGCAATCGCGGCCGGGGCGCATGCCGTAATGCTCGGGAGTCTGCTGGCGGGAACCGAGGAAAGCCCTGGCGAGACGATCATCTTCCAGGGCCGGACCTATAAGGTCTATCGAGGTATGGGTTCGCTGGGCGCCATGCAACGAGGCGGCAGAGACCGATACCACCAGGAGGCTGAGACGGAGGAGCATAAGCTGGTTCCGGAGGGGATTGAGGGGCGCGTTCCTTACAAAGGGACACTCGCCGGCAGCATGTATCAACTGGTCGGCGGGCTGCGGGCCGGGATGGGCTATTGCGGCTGTTACACCATTGAGGAGCTTCGCCAGAACGGGCGCTTTATTCGGATCACCTCCGCCGGGCTCCGCGAAAGCCACGTGCATGACGTTATTATCACAAAAGAGGCGCCCAACTACCGGCTGGATTAA
- a CDS encoding GMP synthase (glutamine-hydrolyzing), which translates to MDKILILDFGSQYTQLIARRIRELGVYCEIRPFHLSLDDIKAFNPKGIILSGSPASVYQPDAPLCHRDVIEQGVPVLGICYGMGVLGHYHGAVTTRAASREYGRATLLIDDTTDLFAGLSSGLTVWMSHGDKLEAIPDTFRRLAHTANASFAAIRHRTQPLFAVQFHPEVAHTDNGKAILGNFLFRVCGCTPDWQMHSFAEMAIERIQRRVGDRHVLCGLSGGVDSSVAALLVHQAIGPKLTCVFVDNGLLRKGEAVQVEQAMGEHLGVHLVSVDARERFLTRLKGIIDPEEKRKIIGAEFIAVFEEEARRLGRFEFLAQGTLYPDVIESVSVQGPSVTIKSHHNVGGLPEQFDFELIEPLRELFKDEVRELGKELGLPDTILWRQPFPGPGLAVRIIGEVTQARLDLLREADAIVESEVVKAKLDRELWQAFAVLLPIKTVGVMGDERTYEHVIAIRAVTSLDGMTADWARLPHDLLQAISSRIVSEVKGVNRVVYDISSKPPSTIEWE; encoded by the coding sequence ATGGATAAAATCCTCATCCTCGATTTCGGTTCACAGTACACCCAGTTGATCGCGCGTCGCATCCGTGAACTGGGCGTCTACTGCGAAATCCGTCCGTTTCACCTGTCGCTGGACGATATCAAGGCTTTCAACCCCAAAGGAATTATCCTCTCCGGTAGTCCGGCCAGCGTCTATCAACCGGATGCTCCCCTCTGCCATCGCGACGTCATCGAACAGGGCGTGCCGGTCCTGGGGATCTGCTACGGGATGGGGGTTCTCGGCCACTATCACGGCGCCGTCACGACCCGAGCGGCTTCCCGGGAATATGGTCGGGCTACGCTCCTGATTGACGATACGACCGATCTCTTTGCCGGCCTGAGTAGCGGGCTAACCGTCTGGATGAGCCATGGCGATAAGCTCGAGGCGATCCCCGACACATTCCGACGCCTCGCCCACACAGCCAATGCGTCGTTCGCCGCGATCCGCCACCGCACACAGCCGCTCTTCGCCGTCCAGTTTCATCCCGAAGTCGCCCATACCGACAACGGGAAGGCGATCCTGGGAAATTTTCTATTCAGGGTCTGCGGCTGCACGCCGGATTGGCAGATGCACTCCTTCGCCGAGATGGCCATCGAGCGGATTCAGCGTCGAGTGGGTGATCGCCATGTCCTCTGCGGCCTGAGCGGCGGGGTCGATTCGTCGGTCGCTGCCCTGCTGGTCCACCAGGCCATCGGTCCGAAACTCACCTGTGTCTTTGTTGACAACGGTCTGCTTCGGAAAGGCGAAGCCGTCCAGGTCGAACAGGCCATGGGCGAGCACCTGGGCGTTCACCTGGTCTCAGTCGATGCGCGGGAGCGGTTCCTGACCCGGCTCAAAGGGATCATCGATCCTGAGGAGAAACGGAAGATCATCGGCGCGGAGTTCATCGCCGTCTTTGAAGAGGAAGCGCGACGGCTGGGGCGGTTCGAGTTCCTCGCTCAGGGAACACTCTACCCCGATGTGATCGAGAGCGTCTCGGTTCAGGGACCGTCGGTTACCATCAAATCCCATCACAACGTGGGTGGGCTGCCGGAGCAGTTCGATTTCGAGCTGATCGAGCCGCTGCGGGAGCTGTTCAAGGATGAGGTCCGAGAGCTGGGAAAGGAACTCGGCCTGCCGGATACCATCCTCTGGCGTCAGCCGTTCCCGGGGCCGGGTCTGGCCGTCCGGATCATCGGCGAGGTGACGCAGGCGCGGCTGGACCTGCTGCGAGAGGCCGACGCGATCGTTGAATCTGAAGTCGTGAAGGCGAAGCTGGATCGCGAACTGTGGCAGGCATTCGCCGTGCTACTGCCGATCAAGACGGTCGGGGTTATGGGCGACGAGCGGACCTATGAGCATGTCATCGCTATCCGAGCCGTCACCAGCCTCGACGGCATGACGGCCGACTGGGCGCGCCTGCCGCATGATCTGCTCCAGGCAATCAGCAGCCGGATCGTGAGCGAGGTCAAAGGCGTGAACCGCGTTGTCTATGACATCTCCTCCAAGCCCCCCAGCACCATCGAGTGGGAATGA
- a CDS encoding nucleotidyltransferase has product MNEMVRDRQEVIERLKSAEGAIRALGVRRLALFGSFVRETASLESDVDVLVEFEPEQKTYDRFLDLSELLERLLGRRVEIVTTESLSPHLGTHILSEARDVIRAA; this is encoded by the coding sequence ATGAATGAGATGGTGCGAGATCGGCAGGAAGTTATCGAACGGCTGAAATCAGCCGAGGGAGCGATTCGCGCGCTGGGGGTTCGGCGGCTGGCGCTCTTTGGATCGTTTGTCCGGGAAACGGCATCGCTCGAAAGTGATGTCGATGTACTGGTCGAGTTCGAGCCGGAGCAGAAAACATACGACCGGTTTCTCGATCTCTCGGAACTCTTAGAGCGCCTGCTTGGACGTCGGGTGGAGATCGTGACAACAGAGTCGCTGAGTCCGCATCTCGGCACTCACATCCTTTCCGAGGCGAGAGATGTCATTCGAGCCGCTTGA